Proteins co-encoded in one Quercus robur chromosome 8, dhQueRobu3.1, whole genome shotgun sequence genomic window:
- the LOC126697599 gene encoding cucumisin-like isoform X1 gives MFTMAGKTSILSMLLLLCFASTLLIGHSTSQNDKKAYIVYMGNKRDEVSTSSLYTSMLQDVVGSHIGAESLLYSYKRSFHGFAVELTEQEAQKMAGMDGVVSVFPNQKKELHTTRSWDFLGLPKQVDKPTTESDAIIGVFDTGIWPESASFDDKGFGPPPSKWKGKCQASTNFTCNNKIIGAKYYRSDKLFVEGDIKSPRDSDGHGTHVASIAAGNLVNAASLEGIGSGTARGGLPSARIAVYKICWSLGCNDADILAAFDDAIADGVDIISISLGGSSKNYFTDAIAIGAFHAMRKGILTSTSAGNRGPDLATLSSFAPWSLSVVASTTDRKFFTEVQLGNNKKFEGVSINTFDLKNGTYPIIYGGDAPNKTSETGSPSYARTCNDDSLDKNLVKGKIVLCDGENDGTGQLLAGAAGTVMQGRRPDSSAFAFPLPAAYLSLEDGANIYSYINSTSNPTATILKTNARKDTFAPYIAAFSSRGPNPAAHNILKPDLAAPGVDILAAWSPISPISEVSLDERKFSYNIISGTSMACPHASGVAAYIKSFHPTWSPAAIISALKTTAVPMDAEKSSGAEFAYGAGNINPLKALNPGLIYDIDASDYVKFLCGQGYSTKLLQSITGDNSSCLEGSDGTVFDLNYPSFALSIQPSNSISHVFNRTVTNVGTSPSTYKAIVTIPTGLSIKVNPSVLSFTSSGQKQSFALTIEGILDKQMVSTSLIWDDGTNKVRSPIVVYEAF, from the exons ATGTTTACAATGGCAGGCAAAACCTCAATTCTCTCAATGCTGCTCCTCCTCTGCTTTGCCTCCACTCTGCTTATTGGTCACTCAACTTCTCAGAATGACAAAAAG GCATATATCGTGTATATGGGCAACAAGAGAGATGAGGTTTCCACATCATCCCTTTACACAAGCATGCTACAAGATGTCGTTGGCAG TCATATTGGAGCAGAATCTTTACTCTATAGCTACAAAAGGAGTTTCCATGGATTTGCAGTGGAGCTAACTGAGCAAGAAGCTCAAAAAATGGCTG GAATGGATGGGGTGGTGTCAGTATtccctaaccaaaaaaaagagctCCATACAACAAGGTCATGGGACTTCCTTGGCCTTCCGAAGCAAGTGGATAAACCAACAACTGAAAGCGATGCCATTATAGGAGTATTCGACACTGGAATTTGGCCGGAGTCTGCTAGCTTTGATGACAAAGGATTTGGTCCACCACCTAGCAAATGGAAGGGCAAGTGCCAAGCCTCAACCAATTTCACTTGCAACAA TAAAATCATTGGAGCAAAATATTACCGTAGCGATAAATTATTTGTAGAAGGTGATATTAAATCTCCGAGAGATTCAGACGGCCATGGGACACATGTTGCATCAATTGCAGCCGGGAACTTAGTTAACGCGGCCAGCTTAGAAGGCATTGGTTCTGGAACAGCACGAGGAGGGCTTCCATCCGCACGAATTGCCGTGTACAAAATATGTTGGTCTTTAGGCTGTAATGATGCTGATATTCTTGCAGCATTCGATGATGCCATTGCGGATGGGGTTGACATAATATCTATATCACTTGGTGGATCTTCTAAGAACTATTTTACAGATGCAATTGCCATTGGTGCCTTTCATGCTATGAGAAAAGGAATATTGACATCAACTTCTGCTGGTAACCGGGGTCCAGATCTAGCAACCCTCTCAAGCTTCGCCCCATGGTCTCTTTCTGTGGTTGCAAGCACCACAGACCGAAAGTTCTTCACCGAGGTCCAATTAGGTAACAACAAGAAATTTGAG GGAGTTTCAATTAATACATTCGACCTCAAGAATGGAACGTATCCAATAATTTATGGTGGAGATGCACCAAACAAGACATCAGAAACTGGTTCTCCCTCCTATGCCAG GACTTGCAACGATGATTCTCTGGACAAGAATTTGGTGAAAGGTAAAATTGTACTTTGTGATGGTGAGAATGATGGTACTGGGCAACTTTTGGCCGGTGCAGCCGGTACTGTGATGCAAGGCCGACGCCCCGATTCCTCTGCTTTCGCATTTCCCTTGCCTGCAGCTTACCTTAGCTTGGAGGATGGTGCCAACATTTACTCGTACATAAATTCGACAAG TAACCCAACTGCGACTATTCTCAAGACTAATGCCCGTAAAGATACATTTGCCCCTTACATAGCTGCCTTCTCATCCAGAGGTCCAAATCCAGCTGCACACAACATTCTCAAG CCGGATTTAGCTGCACCTGGAGTTGACATTCTAGCTGCATGGTCCCCAATTTCCCCAATTTCTGAAGTTTCTTTAGATGAgagaaaattttcatataatatAATCTCAGGGACATCAATGGCTTGCCCACATGCTTCAGGGGTGGCTGCCTACATAAAATCCTTTCACCCCACATGGTCACCTGCTGCTATCATATCCGCTCTCAAGACTACTG CTGTCCCTATGGATGCTGAAAAGAGCTCTGGAGCTGAATTTGCATATGGTGCAGGCAATATAAATCCTCTTAAGGCTTTAAATCCTGGTTTAATATATGATATTGATGCATCTGACTATGTAAAATTTTTGTGTGGACAAGGATATAGTACCAAGTTATTACAATCTATTACTGGGGACAATAGTAGCTGCCTAGAAGGTTCTGATGGAACAGTCTTTGATCTAAACTATCCTTCTTTTGCTCTATCCATACAACCCTCAAATTCTATAAGTCATGTTTTCAATCGGACCGTCACTAATGTTGGAACATCACCATCTACATACAAAGCTATTGTGACTATCCCAACTGGACTTAGTATCAAAGTGAACCCTAGTGTTCTATCATTTACATCTTCTGGACAAAAGCAATCGTTTGCACTCACAATTGAAGGAATATTAGATAAACAAATGGTCTCTACTTCTTTAATTTGGGATGATGGTACTAACAAAGTGAGGAGCCCCATTGTTGTGTATGAagcattttga
- the LOC126697599 gene encoding cucumisin-like isoform X2 — translation MTKSHIGAESLLYSYKRSFHGFAVELTEQEAQKMAGMDGVVSVFPNQKKELHTTRSWDFLGLPKQVDKPTTESDAIIGVFDTGIWPESASFDDKGFGPPPSKWKGKCQASTNFTCNNKIIGAKYYRSDKLFVEGDIKSPRDSDGHGTHVASIAAGNLVNAASLEGIGSGTARGGLPSARIAVYKICWSLGCNDADILAAFDDAIADGVDIISISLGGSSKNYFTDAIAIGAFHAMRKGILTSTSAGNRGPDLATLSSFAPWSLSVVASTTDRKFFTEVQLGNNKKFEGVSINTFDLKNGTYPIIYGGDAPNKTSETGSPSYARTCNDDSLDKNLVKGKIVLCDGENDGTGQLLAGAAGTVMQGRRPDSSAFAFPLPAAYLSLEDGANIYSYINSTSNPTATILKTNARKDTFAPYIAAFSSRGPNPAAHNILKPDLAAPGVDILAAWSPISPISEVSLDERKFSYNIISGTSMACPHASGVAAYIKSFHPTWSPAAIISALKTTAVPMDAEKSSGAEFAYGAGNINPLKALNPGLIYDIDASDYVKFLCGQGYSTKLLQSITGDNSSCLEGSDGTVFDLNYPSFALSIQPSNSISHVFNRTVTNVGTSPSTYKAIVTIPTGLSIKVNPSVLSFTSSGQKQSFALTIEGILDKQMVSTSLIWDDGTNKVRSPIVVYEAF, via the exons ATGACAAAAAG TCATATTGGAGCAGAATCTTTACTCTATAGCTACAAAAGGAGTTTCCATGGATTTGCAGTGGAGCTAACTGAGCAAGAAGCTCAAAAAATGGCTG GAATGGATGGGGTGGTGTCAGTATtccctaaccaaaaaaaagagctCCATACAACAAGGTCATGGGACTTCCTTGGCCTTCCGAAGCAAGTGGATAAACCAACAACTGAAAGCGATGCCATTATAGGAGTATTCGACACTGGAATTTGGCCGGAGTCTGCTAGCTTTGATGACAAAGGATTTGGTCCACCACCTAGCAAATGGAAGGGCAAGTGCCAAGCCTCAACCAATTTCACTTGCAACAA TAAAATCATTGGAGCAAAATATTACCGTAGCGATAAATTATTTGTAGAAGGTGATATTAAATCTCCGAGAGATTCAGACGGCCATGGGACACATGTTGCATCAATTGCAGCCGGGAACTTAGTTAACGCGGCCAGCTTAGAAGGCATTGGTTCTGGAACAGCACGAGGAGGGCTTCCATCCGCACGAATTGCCGTGTACAAAATATGTTGGTCTTTAGGCTGTAATGATGCTGATATTCTTGCAGCATTCGATGATGCCATTGCGGATGGGGTTGACATAATATCTATATCACTTGGTGGATCTTCTAAGAACTATTTTACAGATGCAATTGCCATTGGTGCCTTTCATGCTATGAGAAAAGGAATATTGACATCAACTTCTGCTGGTAACCGGGGTCCAGATCTAGCAACCCTCTCAAGCTTCGCCCCATGGTCTCTTTCTGTGGTTGCAAGCACCACAGACCGAAAGTTCTTCACCGAGGTCCAATTAGGTAACAACAAGAAATTTGAG GGAGTTTCAATTAATACATTCGACCTCAAGAATGGAACGTATCCAATAATTTATGGTGGAGATGCACCAAACAAGACATCAGAAACTGGTTCTCCCTCCTATGCCAG GACTTGCAACGATGATTCTCTGGACAAGAATTTGGTGAAAGGTAAAATTGTACTTTGTGATGGTGAGAATGATGGTACTGGGCAACTTTTGGCCGGTGCAGCCGGTACTGTGATGCAAGGCCGACGCCCCGATTCCTCTGCTTTCGCATTTCCCTTGCCTGCAGCTTACCTTAGCTTGGAGGATGGTGCCAACATTTACTCGTACATAAATTCGACAAG TAACCCAACTGCGACTATTCTCAAGACTAATGCCCGTAAAGATACATTTGCCCCTTACATAGCTGCCTTCTCATCCAGAGGTCCAAATCCAGCTGCACACAACATTCTCAAG CCGGATTTAGCTGCACCTGGAGTTGACATTCTAGCTGCATGGTCCCCAATTTCCCCAATTTCTGAAGTTTCTTTAGATGAgagaaaattttcatataatatAATCTCAGGGACATCAATGGCTTGCCCACATGCTTCAGGGGTGGCTGCCTACATAAAATCCTTTCACCCCACATGGTCACCTGCTGCTATCATATCCGCTCTCAAGACTACTG CTGTCCCTATGGATGCTGAAAAGAGCTCTGGAGCTGAATTTGCATATGGTGCAGGCAATATAAATCCTCTTAAGGCTTTAAATCCTGGTTTAATATATGATATTGATGCATCTGACTATGTAAAATTTTTGTGTGGACAAGGATATAGTACCAAGTTATTACAATCTATTACTGGGGACAATAGTAGCTGCCTAGAAGGTTCTGATGGAACAGTCTTTGATCTAAACTATCCTTCTTTTGCTCTATCCATACAACCCTCAAATTCTATAAGTCATGTTTTCAATCGGACCGTCACTAATGTTGGAACATCACCATCTACATACAAAGCTATTGTGACTATCCCAACTGGACTTAGTATCAAAGTGAACCCTAGTGTTCTATCATTTACATCTTCTGGACAAAAGCAATCGTTTGCACTCACAATTGAAGGAATATTAGATAAACAAATGGTCTCTACTTCTTTAATTTGGGATGATGGTACTAACAAAGTGAGGAGCCCCATTGTTGTGTATGAagcattttga